In one window of Nycticebus coucang isolate mNycCou1 chromosome 23, mNycCou1.pri, whole genome shotgun sequence DNA:
- the C1QTNF7 gene encoding complement C1q tumor necrosis factor-related protein 7 isoform X2: MFVLLYVTSFAICASGQPRGHQLKGESYSPRYICSIPGLPGPPGPPGVNGSPGPHGRIGLPGRDGRDGRKGEKGEKGAAGSRGKTGPVGLAGEKGDQGETGKKGPMGPEGEKGEVGPVGLPGPKGDRGEQGDPGLPGVCRCGSIVLKSAFSVGITTSYPEERLPILFNKVLFNEGEHYNPATGKFICAFPGIYYFSYDITLANKHLAIGLVHNGQYRIKTFDANTGNHDVASGSTVIYLQPEDEVWLEIFFTDQNGLFSDPGWADSLFSGFLLYVDTDYLDSISEDDEL; encoded by the exons ATGTTTGTCTTGCTCTATGTCACAAGTTTTGCCATTTGTGCAAGTGGACAACCTCGGGGTCACCAGTTGAAAGGAGAGAGCTACTCCCCGAGGTATATCTGTAGCATTCCTGGCTTACCTGGACCCCCAGGGCCCCCTGGGGTGAATGGCTCCCCTGGGCCCCATGGTCGCATCGGCCTTCCGGGAAGAGATGGCAGAGACGGccggaaaggagagaaaggagaaaaaggagctGCAG GTTCGAGAGGTAAGACTGGACCAGTGGGGCTTGCTGGTGAGAAAGGGGACCAAGGGGAGACAGGAAAGAAAGGACCAATGGGaccagagggagagaaaggagaagtcGGTCCCGTTGGGCTTCCAGGACCGAAGGGAGACAGAGGAGAGCAAGGGGACCCAGGGCTGCCTGGAGTGTGCAGATGTGGGAGCATCGTGCTCAAATCCGCCTTTTCTGTTGGCATCACAAccagctacccagaagaaagacTTCCTATCCTATTTAACAAGGTCCTCTTCAACGAGGGAGAGCACTACAACCCTGCCACTGGGAAGTTCATCTGTGCTTTCCCAGGGATATATTACTTTTCTTATGATATCACATTGGCTAATAAGCACCTGGCAATCGGGCTGGTGCACAATGGGCAATACCGTATAAAGACCTTCGATGCCAACACAGGGAATCATGATGTAGCTTCGGGGTCCACAGTCATCTATCTGCAGCCGGAAGATGAGGTCTGGCTGGAGATATTCTTCACTGACCAGAATGGCCTCTTCTCAGACCCAGGCTGGGCAGACAGCTTGTTCTCCGGGTTTCTTCTATATGTTGACACGGATTACTTAGATTCCATATCAGAAGACGACGAACTGTGA
- the C1QTNF7 gene encoding complement C1q tumor necrosis factor-related protein 7 isoform X1 has product MPRKEPKMFVLLYVTSFAICASGQPRGHQLKGESYSPRYICSIPGLPGPPGPPGVNGSPGPHGRIGLPGRDGRDGRKGEKGEKGAAGSRGKTGPVGLAGEKGDQGETGKKGPMGPEGEKGEVGPVGLPGPKGDRGEQGDPGLPGVCRCGSIVLKSAFSVGITTSYPEERLPILFNKVLFNEGEHYNPATGKFICAFPGIYYFSYDITLANKHLAIGLVHNGQYRIKTFDANTGNHDVASGSTVIYLQPEDEVWLEIFFTDQNGLFSDPGWADSLFSGFLLYVDTDYLDSISEDDEL; this is encoded by the exons AGCCAAAGATGTTTGTCTTGCTCTATGTCACAAGTTTTGCCATTTGTGCAAGTGGACAACCTCGGGGTCACCAGTTGAAAGGAGAGAGCTACTCCCCGAGGTATATCTGTAGCATTCCTGGCTTACCTGGACCCCCAGGGCCCCCTGGGGTGAATGGCTCCCCTGGGCCCCATGGTCGCATCGGCCTTCCGGGAAGAGATGGCAGAGACGGccggaaaggagagaaaggagaaaaaggagctGCAG GTTCGAGAGGTAAGACTGGACCAGTGGGGCTTGCTGGTGAGAAAGGGGACCAAGGGGAGACAGGAAAGAAAGGACCAATGGGaccagagggagagaaaggagaagtcGGTCCCGTTGGGCTTCCAGGACCGAAGGGAGACAGAGGAGAGCAAGGGGACCCAGGGCTGCCTGGAGTGTGCAGATGTGGGAGCATCGTGCTCAAATCCGCCTTTTCTGTTGGCATCACAAccagctacccagaagaaagacTTCCTATCCTATTTAACAAGGTCCTCTTCAACGAGGGAGAGCACTACAACCCTGCCACTGGGAAGTTCATCTGTGCTTTCCCAGGGATATATTACTTTTCTTATGATATCACATTGGCTAATAAGCACCTGGCAATCGGGCTGGTGCACAATGGGCAATACCGTATAAAGACCTTCGATGCCAACACAGGGAATCATGATGTAGCTTCGGGGTCCACAGTCATCTATCTGCAGCCGGAAGATGAGGTCTGGCTGGAGATATTCTTCACTGACCAGAATGGCCTCTTCTCAGACCCAGGCTGGGCAGACAGCTTGTTCTCCGGGTTTCTTCTATATGTTGACACGGATTACTTAGATTCCATATCAGAAGACGACGAACTGTGA